The following coding sequences are from one Campylobacter sp. RM16187 window:
- a CDS encoding HAD-IIA family hydrolase: MIFIDVQGTLISDSDKSLINGAKELIDFLNFKKIPYVVITNNTKFSSLDFLKELRDKGLDIKDKAYIDPFCVLKDILPACQVAAFGSDKFKKVLQNLGYELEFSNLAKAVLVASGDDFKFDEFSNMIEILQSGAKLIAMSETSVYKKNDKSYPGVGAMAKMLNYATGCEYKVVGKPSEEFYRVALRLLNSQGFNANFKDVLIISDDAKGDLVGAKELGMRTALVLSGKVDSALKAGVEPKFVDKIYKDVSLFLKELDAEYK; this comes from the coding sequence TTGATCTTTATCGATGTTCAAGGAACCTTGATAAGCGATAGCGATAAAAGCCTTATAAATGGAGCAAAAGAGCTTATAGATTTTTTAAATTTTAAAAAAATTCCATACGTAGTGATTACAAATAATACAAAATTTAGTAGTTTGGATTTTTTAAAAGAGTTGCGAGACAAAGGACTTGATATCAAAGATAAGGCGTATATAGATCCTTTTTGCGTTTTAAAAGATATTTTGCCCGCTTGTCAAGTAGCCGCCTTTGGCTCTGATAAATTTAAAAAGGTATTGCAAAATTTAGGATATGAGCTAGAGTTTTCAAATTTAGCCAAAGCTGTTTTGGTAGCGAGCGGGGATGATTTTAAATTTGATGAATTTAGCAATATGATAGAGATTTTACAAAGCGGCGCAAAATTAATTGCTATGAGCGAAACCAGCGTATATAAAAAAAATGACAAGAGCTATCCAGGTGTAGGTGCTATGGCCAAGATGCTAAACTATGCCACAGGATGCGAATATAAGGTGGTTGGCAAGCCAAGCGAGGAGTTTTATAGGGTTGCTTTAAGGTTATTAAATTCGCAAGGCTTTAATGCAAATTTTAAAGATGTTTTGATAATAAGTGATGATGCAAAGGGTGATTTAGTAGGTGCTAAAGAGCTTGGAATGAGGACTGCTCTGGTTTTAAGCGGTAAGGTTGATAGTGCCTTAAAGGCTGGAGTGGAGCCAAAATTTGTAGATAAAATTTACAAAGATGTAAGCCTATTTTTAAAGGAACTAGATGCAGAATATAAATGA
- the lysA gene encoding diaminopimelate decarboxylase, whose product MNFENLAQVYGTPLYIYDFSHIASRYETLKKAFHARKSLVCYAVKANSNLSILKLLASLGAGFDCVSIGEVRRALTAGAKRYQIILSGVGKRDDELKFALENEILMINLESEAEMYRLEKIAQDLGKIARISIRVNPDIDAKTHPYISTGLNENKFGVDITTAKKMYLHAKNSPFLDPVGIHFHIGSQLTDITPIIEASRVVSNLLRELKAIEIDIKFFDVGGGVGIVYDGEEEPNLYGYAQGILSTLSGLDVTIVCEPGRFIVGNCGYFLTRVLYEKFNKQKRFVVVDGAMNDLIRPSLYGAYHKISIVGKEGNKSECDVVGPICESGDFLAKNINLPPCDSDDLIVIRSAGAYGFTMSSNYNSRPRAAEIGIKDGKDFLIRKRESFEDLIALEKDLI is encoded by the coding sequence ATGAATTTTGAAAATTTGGCTCAAGTTTATGGGACTCCTCTTTATATATATGACTTCAGTCATATAGCTTCACGCTATGAAACTCTAAAAAAAGCATTTCATGCAAGAAAATCTTTGGTTTGTTATGCTGTAAAAGCAAATTCAAATTTAAGCATTTTGAAACTTTTAGCCTCACTTGGAGCGGGGTTTGACTGTGTAAGCATAGGAGAAGTAAGACGTGCCCTAACTGCCGGAGCAAAAAGATATCAAATCATCTTAAGCGGAGTTGGCAAAAGAGATGACGAGCTAAAATTTGCACTCGAGAATGAAATTTTGATGATAAATTTAGAGAGTGAGGCCGAGATGTATCGGCTGGAAAAAATTGCTCAAGATCTTGGCAAAATAGCTCGTATAAGTATTAGAGTAAATCCTGATATAGACGCCAAGACCCATCCTTATATATCGACCGGACTAAATGAGAATAAATTCGGCGTAGATATAACAACTGCAAAAAAAATGTATCTGCATGCTAAAAATTCGCCTTTTCTCGATCCTGTTGGCATACACTTTCATATAGGCTCTCAGCTTACTGATATAACCCCGATAATAGAAGCCTCAAGAGTGGTGTCAAACCTGCTTAGAGAGCTAAAGGCTATAGAGATAGATATTAAATTTTTTGATGTCGGAGGCGGAGTTGGCATAGTATATGATGGCGAGGAAGAGCCAAATTTATATGGTTACGCTCAAGGGATTTTAAGCACTCTTAGCGGACTTGATGTCACTATAGTCTGCGAGCCAGGACGATTTATAGTGGGTAATTGCGGATATTTTCTAACTAGAGTTTTATATGAGAAATTTAATAAACAAAAGCGTTTTGTAGTGGTTGATGGGGCTATGAATGATCTAATTCGCCCAAGCCTTTACGGGGCGTATCATAAAATTTCAATCGTTGGCAAAGAAGGTAACAAGAGCGAGTGCGATGTGGTCGGGCCAATATGCGAGAGTGGAGATTTTTTGGCTAAGAATATAAATTTACCACCTTGCGATAGTGATGATTTGATTGTTATAAGATCTGCCGGTGCATACGGTTTTACGATGAGTAGCAATTATAACTCTCGTCCAAGAGCCGCTGAAATCGGTATAAAAGATGGAAAAGATTTTTTAATTAGAAAGCGTGAGAGTTTTGAAGATCTGATAGCACTTGAGAAGGATCTGATTTGA
- the pheA gene encoding prephenate dehydratase produces MQNINDLREEIDKIDDDILKKLNERMSFVKKIGELKQTSGTSIYRPERERAILNRLESLSSNILNKSAIEAIYLEIFAVSRNLEMPEKVAYLGPEGTYTHQAAESRFGAMSAYLPLASIEAVFTKLKHKEAKYGVVPIENNTEGAVGATLDCLGRFENIKVVAELYMDIHHSFASVCENLKDIKKIYSHPQGYNQCRKFLDDHLLLNAEFIPTKSTAEAAKFASEDPNSAAICSKIAAKLYNVPILFETIEDNMANRTRFFILSDFKNERSTKNKTSILAKTDHRPGGLADLLTAFRDEGINLTRLESRPIKEREFKTVFYIDFEGHIDDENVQRAIDKANSFGDEIVWLGSYIPGDQR; encoded by the coding sequence ATGCAGAATATAAATGATTTGCGAGAAGAAATCGACAAGATAGACGACGATATCTTAAAAAAACTAAATGAGAGAATGAGCTTTGTCAAAAAAATAGGCGAGTTAAAGCAAACTAGCGGTACTTCGATATATCGTCCTGAGCGCGAGAGGGCGATATTAAACCGTCTTGAGAGCTTAAGCTCAAATATTTTAAATAAATCTGCAATCGAAGCTATTTATCTTGAAATTTTTGCCGTAAGTAGAAATCTTGAAATGCCAGAAAAAGTCGCTTATCTAGGGCCTGAGGGCACATATACTCATCAAGCTGCCGAGAGTAGATTTGGTGCGATGAGTGCGTATTTACCGCTTGCCAGCATTGAGGCTGTTTTTACGAAGCTAAAACACAAAGAGGCTAAATACGGAGTAGTGCCTATAGAAAACAATACCGAAGGTGCGGTGGGAGCGACTTTAGATTGCCTTGGAAGATTTGAGAATATAAAGGTTGTTGCAGAGCTTTATATGGATATTCACCACTCTTTTGCAAGTGTTTGCGAAAATTTAAAGGATATTAAAAAGATATATTCGCATCCTCAAGGATACAATCAGTGCCGTAAATTTTTAGACGATCATTTGCTTTTAAATGCTGAGTTTATACCTACGAAATCCACTGCAGAGGCTGCTAAATTTGCAAGTGAGGATCCAAACTCTGCGGCAATTTGCTCTAAGATAGCGGCTAAACTTTATAATGTGCCTATCTTGTTTGAGACTATTGAGGATAATATGGCAAATCGAACGAGATTTTTTATACTAAGCGATTTTAAAAACGAGCGTTCGACAAAGAATAAAACTTCTATCTTAGCAAAGACAGATCATAGACCAGGAGGGCTTGCGGATCTGCTTACGGCATTTAGAGATGAGGGGATAAATCTAACTAGGTTGGAGAGTCGTCCTATAAAAGAGCGTGAATTTAAGACCGTCTTTTATATCGATTTTGAGGGGCATATCGATGATGAAAATGTCCAAAGAGCTATAGATAAAGCCAATAGTTTTGGAGACGAGATAGTTTGGCTAGGAAGCTACATACCAGGAGATCAAAGATGA
- the hisC gene encoding histidinol-phosphate transaminase, whose protein sequence is MKFNDKLANLINYEAGKPIELVVREFGIAPKDVIKLASNENPFGTSPRVIEAIKNCAQNMYLYPDDSYYELKEALSAKFNVNTKNIIIGSGSDQVIEFAVHAKANSKNAVLMAGATFAMYEIYAKHTGAKIYRTQAKGHNLEDFLKVYNDKKDEISMIFLCLPNNPLGECLNRDDVYEFLEQIDKDVMIVIDGAYNEFARFKDKNKEICPKDLITKFKNAIFLGTFSKAYGLGGMRVGYGIADEFIINELGKLRAPFNITTLSLKAAIEALKDQEFVDKTVEANFQEMKKYEKFAKEHNIEFIDSYTNFITYNFERENASEIAKNLLKKGIILRDLKSYGMNSIRITIGLPEQNDRVLDELRKAIK, encoded by the coding sequence ATGAAATTTAACGATAAGTTGGCAAATTTAATAAATTATGAGGCTGGCAAGCCAATAGAGCTTGTTGTGCGTGAATTTGGCATAGCGCCAAAGGATGTAATTAAGCTAGCGAGTAACGAAAATCCTTTTGGAACAAGTCCAAGAGTTATTGAGGCGATAAAAAATTGTGCGCAAAATATGTATCTTTATCCTGATGATAGCTATTATGAGCTAAAAGAAGCCTTGTCGGCTAAATTTAACGTGAATACGAAAAATATAATAATAGGCTCCGGAAGCGATCAGGTGATAGAATTTGCGGTTCATGCCAAAGCAAATTCGAAAAATGCCGTATTGATGGCAGGAGCAACCTTTGCTATGTATGAAATTTACGCCAAGCATACCGGAGCAAAAATTTATAGAACTCAGGCTAAAGGGCATAATCTGGAGGATTTTTTAAAAGTTTATAATGATAAAAAAGATGAAATTTCTATGATCTTTTTATGCTTGCCAAATAACCCTTTAGGAGAGTGTCTAAATAGAGATGATGTGTATGAATTTTTAGAGCAGATTGATAAAGATGTGATGATTGTAATAGATGGCGCTTATAATGAATTTGCGAGATTTAAAGACAAAAATAAAGAAATTTGTCCTAAAGATTTGATAACTAAATTTAAAAATGCTATTTTTCTTGGTACTTTTTCTAAAGCTTACGGACTTGGAGGAATGCGCGTAGGATACGGAATAGCCGATGAATTTATAATAAATGAACTTGGCAAACTAAGAGCCCCTTTTAATATAACTACCCTTAGTCTAAAAGCGGCCATAGAAGCTCTTAAGGATCAGGAATTTGTAGATAAGACCGTAGAGGCTAATTTTCAAGAGATGAAAAAATATGAAAAATTTGCAAAAGAGCATAATATAGAGTTTATTGATAGTTATACTAACTTTATAACTTATAACTTTGAGCGTGAAAATGCAAGCGAGATTGCCAAAAATCTGCTAAAAAAAGGTATAATTTTACGTGATTTGAAAAGTTACGGTATGAATTCAATTAGAATTACCATAGGTTTGCCAGAGCAAAACGATAGAGTTTTAGATGAATTAAGGAAAGCTATAAAATAA